In Ostrea edulis chromosome 6, xbOstEdul1.1, whole genome shotgun sequence, a single window of DNA contains:
- the LOC125648368 gene encoding proton-coupled zinc antiporter SLC30A1-like isoform X2, giving the protein MARYSGKTCRLLTMLSMTASFFLVEIIVGYITNSIALVADSFHMLSDVVALIVGFASVRISKWQTEKNTFGWIRAEVLGALVNAVFLVALCFSIMVEALKRLVEFEEVNNPKLLLIVGGAGLAVNVVGLFLFHDHGHSHGGSGGHGHSHGGSSGHGHSHGDETEKMECSEESKNLVEMTSEETMTTEIVTKNGSVKLEIDNPKVASSSQLNMRGVFLHVLGDALGSVIVIISALIIWLCEGDWRFYVDPAMSIMMVIIILGTTLPLLKESGFILLQTVPSHINLDGIKGKLEKVKGVLAVHEFHVWQLAGSRIIASAHITCKDLHDYFTISETVKEIFHNEGIHSTTIQPEFLQNPLENGIERQMSERDCILECGPDKNCYTDTCCGQKRQDSKKSRNGDCPSREGSVKGIKRCKSEPRTAVLEEV; this is encoded by the exons ATGGCCCGGTATTCTGGGAAAACATGTCGCCTGCTGACCATGTTGTCTATGACAGCCTCATTCTTCCTGGTGGAGATTATTGTAGGGTACATCACTAACTCCATTGCTCTTGTGGCCGATTCCTTTCACATGCTGTCTGATGTTGTGGCTCTCATTGTAGGCTTTGCATCTGTTAGG ATATCAAAATGGCAAACGGAGAAAAATACATTTGGGTGGATCCGAGCAGAAGTTCTGGGAGCGTTGGTAAATGCCGTCTTCCTTGTGGCTCTCTGTTTTTCCATTATGGTAGAAGCTCTCAAGCGATTGGTTGAATTTGAAGAAGTGAACAATCCCAAACTGCTTCTAATTGTGGGCGGAGCTGGACTTGCCGTCAATGTTGTAGGATTGTTTCTGTTTCATGATCATG GTCATAGTCATGGAGGGTCAGGCGGTCATGGTCACAGTCATGGAGGGTCAAGCGGTCATGGTCACAGTCATGGGGATGAGACAGAGAAAATGGAGTGCAGTGAAGAAAGTAAGAACTTGGTTGAGATGACATCAGAAGAAACCATGACAACAGAAATAGTAACAAAAAACGGATCCGTCAAGCTGGAAATCGACAACCCCAAAGTTG CCTCCAGTTCTCAACTGAACATGCGGGGGGTATTTCTGCACGTTCTGGGAGATGCCCTGGGGTCAGTTATAGTCATCATCAGTGCCTTGATCATCTGGCTGTGTGAGGGGGACTGGAGATTTTATGTAGACCCAGCCATGAG TATCATGATGGTCATCATCATTCTAGGAACAACTCTCCCACTTT TGAAAGAGTCCGGTTTTATTCTACTACAGACTGTTCCATCTCATATAAATCTTGATGGTATTAAAGGAAAATTAGAAAAG GTTAAAGGAGTGTTAGCTGTTCATGAGTTTCATGTATGGCAGCTAGCTGGCAGTCGGATCATAGCCTCTGCCCATATAACATGTAAAGATTTACACGATTACTTCACTATATCGGAGACTGTGAAAGAGATTTTTCATAATGAAGGGATCCATTCCACCACCATACAGCCAGAGTTTTTACAA AATCCCCTTGAAAATGGCATTGAGAGACAGATGTCCGAGAGGGACTGTATTCTAGAATGTGGACCAGACAAAAATTGCTACACAGATACATGCTGTGGGCAGAAAAGACAGGACTCCAAAAAGAGTAGAAATGGTGATTGTCCCAGTCGTGAAGGAAGTGTCAAGGGAATCAAAAGGTGCAAGTCGGAGCCAAGAACAGCAGTTTTGGAGGAAGTCTAG
- the LOC125648368 gene encoding proton-coupled zinc antiporter SLC30A1-like isoform X1 — protein MARYSGKTCRLLTMLSMTASFFLVEIIVGYITNSIALVADSFHMLSDVVALIVGFASVRISKWQTEKNTFGWIRAEVLGALVNAVFLVALCFSIMVEALKRLVEFEEVNNPKLLLIVGGAGLAVNVVGLFLFHDHGHSHGGSGGHGHSHGGSSGHGHSHGDETEKMECSEESKNLVEMTSEETMTTEIVTKNGSVKLEIDNPKVEIEQIQRKPTSSSQLNMRGVFLHVLGDALGSVIVIISALIIWLCEGDWRFYVDPAMSIMMVIIILGTTLPLLKESGFILLQTVPSHINLDGIKGKLEKVKGVLAVHEFHVWQLAGSRIIASAHITCKDLHDYFTISETVKEIFHNEGIHSTTIQPEFLQNPLENGIERQMSERDCILECGPDKNCYTDTCCGQKRQDSKKSRNGDCPSREGSVKGIKRCKSEPRTAVLEEV, from the exons ATGGCCCGGTATTCTGGGAAAACATGTCGCCTGCTGACCATGTTGTCTATGACAGCCTCATTCTTCCTGGTGGAGATTATTGTAGGGTACATCACTAACTCCATTGCTCTTGTGGCCGATTCCTTTCACATGCTGTCTGATGTTGTGGCTCTCATTGTAGGCTTTGCATCTGTTAGG ATATCAAAATGGCAAACGGAGAAAAATACATTTGGGTGGATCCGAGCAGAAGTTCTGGGAGCGTTGGTAAATGCCGTCTTCCTTGTGGCTCTCTGTTTTTCCATTATGGTAGAAGCTCTCAAGCGATTGGTTGAATTTGAAGAAGTGAACAATCCCAAACTGCTTCTAATTGTGGGCGGAGCTGGACTTGCCGTCAATGTTGTAGGATTGTTTCTGTTTCATGATCATG GTCATAGTCATGGAGGGTCAGGCGGTCATGGTCACAGTCATGGAGGGTCAAGCGGTCATGGTCACAGTCATGGGGATGAGACAGAGAAAATGGAGTGCAGTGAAGAAAGTAAGAACTTGGTTGAGATGACATCAGAAGAAACCATGACAACAGAAATAGTAACAAAAAACGGATCCGTCAAGCTGGAAATCGACAACCCCAAAGTTG AAATTGAGCAAATCCAAAGGAAGCCGA CCTCCAGTTCTCAACTGAACATGCGGGGGGTATTTCTGCACGTTCTGGGAGATGCCCTGGGGTCAGTTATAGTCATCATCAGTGCCTTGATCATCTGGCTGTGTGAGGGGGACTGGAGATTTTATGTAGACCCAGCCATGAG TATCATGATGGTCATCATCATTCTAGGAACAACTCTCCCACTTT TGAAAGAGTCCGGTTTTATTCTACTACAGACTGTTCCATCTCATATAAATCTTGATGGTATTAAAGGAAAATTAGAAAAG GTTAAAGGAGTGTTAGCTGTTCATGAGTTTCATGTATGGCAGCTAGCTGGCAGTCGGATCATAGCCTCTGCCCATATAACATGTAAAGATTTACACGATTACTTCACTATATCGGAGACTGTGAAAGAGATTTTTCATAATGAAGGGATCCATTCCACCACCATACAGCCAGAGTTTTTACAA AATCCCCTTGAAAATGGCATTGAGAGACAGATGTCCGAGAGGGACTGTATTCTAGAATGTGGACCAGACAAAAATTGCTACACAGATACATGCTGTGGGCAGAAAAGACAGGACTCCAAAAAGAGTAGAAATGGTGATTGTCCCAGTCGTGAAGGAAGTGTCAAGGGAATCAAAAGGTGCAAGTCGGAGCCAAGAACAGCAGTTTTGGAGGAAGTCTAG